Proteins co-encoded in one Paracrocinitomix mangrovi genomic window:
- a CDS encoding alpha/beta hydrolase family protein, with protein sequence MRNLFTLLAVIFVSLTFAQDRMTPELLWDLKRVGGPQVSPDGKKLMYSIRKYDLKNNKSSSDLFVGELGLPAKQITHSAATEANALWSNDGQKIYYLAAADEGMNVFEMSWYGKDVKQVSFVKGGMNGFKISPDGKRLLYIADVKMNKVSGSEYHPDMDKSDVRIYDNLMYRHWGSWEDGLRSHIFVADIVEGKVSDAGIDIMEGEDFDSPLMPFGGMEEITFSPDSKKIVYVCKKKVGRDYAVSTNSDLYQYDIISGKTINLTPDNKGYDNSPIFSPDGRKLAWLQMKEDGFEADKNDIIEMDLESGETTNLTKDMDITVSAFAWGPKSDYIYYRSSTEATYQVYEYHIKSMKSRQVTDGIHNITSFEVVGDKIVAGKQSMNHPTDLYMYDIKSGKETQLTDANKEIYDKLKIGKVEKRWVATTDNKKELVWVIFPPDFDETKKYPALLYCQGGPQSTVSQFFSYRWNFQLMAANDYIIIAPNRRGLPGFGQEWNDAISGDWGGQPMDDYLSAVDEIKKEPYIDESNIGAIGASYGGYSVYYLAGIHEKRFKTFISHCGLYNLESWYGTTEELFFANKDIGGSYYGEKIPENYIKNSPHRNAHKWDTPMLIFHGERDYRVPLNQGMEAFQVLQLKGIDSKLITFPDENHWVLSPQNGVIWHREFYSWLDKHLK encoded by the coding sequence GAAATCTGTTCACTTTACTAGCAGTGATTTTTGTATCGCTAACTTTTGCCCAGGATAGAATGACTCCTGAGTTGTTGTGGGATTTGAAACGAGTTGGAGGTCCACAAGTTTCGCCGGATGGAAAAAAGTTGATGTACAGTATCAGAAAGTACGATTTGAAAAATAACAAATCAAGTTCAGATTTATTTGTTGGTGAATTGGGATTACCAGCTAAGCAAATTACCCATTCTGCGGCTACAGAAGCTAATGCTTTATGGTCAAATGACGGACAGAAAATTTACTATTTGGCTGCTGCAGATGAAGGGATGAATGTTTTTGAGATGAGCTGGTATGGTAAAGATGTTAAGCAAGTTTCTTTTGTTAAAGGAGGAATGAATGGATTTAAAATTTCACCAGACGGAAAGCGCTTGTTGTACATTGCTGATGTTAAAATGAATAAAGTGAGCGGAAGCGAATATCATCCTGATATGGATAAATCTGATGTTCGAATTTATGACAATTTAATGTATAGACACTGGGGTTCATGGGAAGATGGGTTGAGATCGCACATTTTTGTAGCTGACATTGTAGAAGGAAAAGTAAGTGATGCCGGAATTGATATCATGGAAGGAGAAGATTTTGATTCGCCTTTAATGCCTTTTGGAGGAATGGAAGAGATTACTTTTTCACCGGATTCAAAAAAGATTGTTTATGTGTGCAAAAAGAAAGTAGGTAGGGATTATGCAGTTAGTACCAATTCTGATTTGTACCAATACGATATTATTTCAGGAAAAACTATCAATCTAACTCCTGATAATAAAGGGTATGATAATTCGCCGATTTTTTCTCCTGACGGAAGAAAGTTGGCCTGGTTGCAAATGAAGGAAGATGGATTTGAAGCTGATAAAAATGACATTATTGAAATGGATTTAGAATCAGGTGAAACAACCAACTTGACAAAAGATATGGATATAACGGTTTCTGCTTTTGCATGGGGACCAAAATCTGACTATATCTATTACAGATCATCTACAGAGGCAACCTATCAAGTATACGAGTATCACATAAAGTCAATGAAAAGCAGACAGGTGACGGATGGAATTCACAACATTACTTCATTTGAGGTGGTTGGAGATAAAATTGTTGCCGGAAAACAATCAATGAATCACCCTACAGATTTGTACATGTATGATATCAAATCAGGTAAAGAAACGCAATTGACTGATGCCAATAAGGAAATTTATGACAAATTAAAAATTGGAAAAGTTGAGAAAAGATGGGTAGCTACAACCGATAATAAGAAAGAGTTAGTTTGGGTGATATTTCCTCCTGATTTTGATGAGACAAAAAAATATCCTGCATTGCTTTATTGTCAGGGAGGGCCACAGTCTACCGTGAGTCAGTTTTTCTCATATAGATGGAATTTTCAGTTAATGGCGGCGAATGATTACATTATTATTGCGCCAAATAGAAGAGGTTTACCTGGATTTGGGCAAGAATGGAATGATGCCATTTCAGGAGATTGGGGAGGTCAACCAATGGATGACTATTTGTCTGCAGTTGATGAGATTAAAAAAGAACCTTATATAGATGAAAGTAATATTGGGGCAATTGGTGCTTCTTATGGAGGTTATTCGGTTTATTACTTAGCCGGAATTCATGAAAAAAGATTCAAAACCTTTATCTCACATTGTGGATTGTATAACCTTGAAAGTTGGTATGGAACAACAGAAGAATTGTTCTTTGCTAACAAGGATATAGGAGGTTCATATTACGGAGAAAAGATTCCTGAAAACTACATTAAAAATTCGCCGCACAGAAACGCACATAAATGGGATACGCCAATGTTGATCTTTCACGGAGAAAGAGATTACCGCGTTCCTTTGAACCAAGGAATGGAGGCGTTTCAAGTTTTACAGTTAAAAGGTATTGACTCAAAATTGATTACTTTTCCGGATGAAAACCACTGGGTTTTATCACCTCAAAATGGTGTGATATGGCACAGAGAATTTTACAGTTGGTTGGATAAACACCTGAAATAA